The following nucleotide sequence is from Nomia melanderi isolate GNS246 chromosome 10, iyNomMela1, whole genome shotgun sequence.
GAGAACGAGCACAAGCAAGTGGAGCTGGACGAGGTGAAGGAAAAGGCTAGGGAGCTCAGCGTGCGAATGCAGGTGATGGAAGCGGAGTACGTTGAGCAGCTTGCCTTGATAAAGAATCTGATAGCCGAGAACGCTTTACTGTCGTCGAAGCAAACTCAGATTAGCGAGAAGCTGGAGAACGTGGAGAAGGAATCGGAACAGCGGAGAGTGTTGCTGGAACAGATGCAGAGGGAAGCAGTCAGTTCCGTGACGGCCACCACTCAAACGGTCGACGAAGAAGCCGTCGAGGAGGACGCGAAAATTTCCGACTCGCAGCACTGCAATCATTGCGAGCAATGTCAGACCGTGGTGCAAGCGTTGGAGGCGAAACTGCAGGAGCGAGAAGCGGAGATCGAGAACTTGGACAACGAGTTGGCTAACTCAATTGGTAATTTCGTGCAAATGCGAGAGTCGCTCAGGTACAACGACATGATGAATCAAACCGCTATGCGGAACAGGTCGTTGGAGGATCCGTACAACGATCTCTTGTTCCAATATAATGCCCTAGTGTCGAGCAACGAGGAGGTCAAAGTGAAATTGGAAGAAGCTTCGAAACAGAACAAAGACTTAGCAGAGGCGATCGAAGGTTTGCAATCCGCGAAGACTTCGTTAGAGGAGAAGATAATGGCGGCGGAGCAGGCCTTGCAGGAGACTAGATTGAACACGGAGAAGCTGGAGAACGTTGATTCGTTGAACTCCGATTTACTGAAGAAATGCGAGGACAGTGAAGCGAAGTTGTTGAACGTTCACCAAGAGATGCAGGCTGTTCGAGAGCGCGCCGATCTGCTGGAAGAGCAGTTAAGCTCTCAGACTGCGTTACTGATGTCCGAAGGGGAGCAGCGAATACAAGCGGAGAAACAGCTGGAAGACATGAAGAGCAACGTCGAGCAGGAAATAGAGTCCTTGAAGGCTGACAAGGCTGCGTGCGAGAGGACAATAGAGGACCTAAAGATCGAGTTGGAGACTTATCAGAATCAAAGTGAACGGTTTGAGAAATCGACGATTAAGAAGGAATCCCCGACTTTCGATTTCCCTACCAACGAAGCCGACAACGCGCCTCAGTTGTTCGACGCGTCGAAAATCTTCGGTGCGGCGTCCTCCTTTGGTCCCAGTCCTCTGGACGACTCGGAAGTGCTGAAACTCCAAGCGTTGTTGAACGAGAAGGAGGCGCAATGCTCGAACCTCACGCAAGAGATCAACGATCTGCAGAAGCAGATGATAGAGGAGAGGGAAACCTCGAGGAAGGAGTTGCACGTGGCGCAGACGAATCATGAGAGAGCGGAAGAATTTCTGACCGAGTCGAAGAGGGAGGTGGAGTCGTTGAACGACGAGATGCAGAATTATATGTTGCAGATAAGACAAGCGATGGGGTCTATAGAGAAGTTGTCCTCGGAACGCGACCAGCAGACCGCTTTATTGGAATCGTACAAGCTCCGGATGGCCGACTTGGAAGGGCAATTAGGAAATTCGACTGATTCGGAACTGATACAAGACTTGGAAGCCCGCGTCTCGAACATCACCAAGGAGAGGGACTTGCTGCAGTTGCAGATGAGCGACTTGTCCAGGTCGCTGGAGGAGCTGAAGGACGCCAACGAAATTGGGAAACGTCTGCAGGCGGAGATCGAGAGAACGGCGCGCGAGAGGGACGAGGCGAAAGAACTAGCGGCTAATTTGACGCGAGCTTTGGAAGACGCTCGCGAAACCGCGGCCAGAACGACCGCCGTTGCCGACTCGTTCGCCAAAGAGTCGGCGTTCGCAGAGGAGTCCTTGGCAACTCGCGCGGATTCGGATACTTCGAAGACGACCACCGACAATCTTAAAGAAACGACCCCCTCCGACACTTGGGACACTGGATCCACCGAGAAGCTGAACGTCGACGAGGAGACCTGGGGCTGGAACCCGGAAGACGCGGAATTGGCCGGCGAGCAGCAGGTCACCGCTCTAATTCCCAGCACGGAGATCCAATTGCAGGCGAAGATGGAGGATCTCGAGGATCGGATCAAGGACTTGGAGAAGGAGAGGGACAAGCTGACGGAGGAGAACAAGCATGTCCAGCTGCGGAGCGGCAAGATGATAAAGAAGCTGAAGGAGTACAAAGTGCAGGTGGAGAATCTTCAGCAGCAGTTGAAGATCCAGAAGTCGACGAGCGACTTCTACGAGCTCGACTCCGCCATAGAGGAGGAGCTGAAGTCTCAGATCAGCAGGCTGGAGAAAGCGTTGAACGAGAACAGGGAGGAGCAGAAGAGCATGGCCGCGGAGAAGGAGGCGCTGACGAAACGTCTGGACGTCGTGCTGTCGGCGAACGAGCGGTACATGGAGATGAAGGAGCGGCAGGACATGGACATGGAGGTGCTGCGTATACGGAACAAGGAGCTGTCGGACAAGGTCGAGACGCTGGACAGGCGGTTGCAGGAGGGCGCAGCCGTCGTCGAAGAGAGCGACGCTTCCCGAAACGAGGGCAGCGTTGCTCCGCTGGAAGAGGCTAAACCGGTCGATCGGCCGAAGAGATCCGTGGACGGCGAGGACTTGGAGGCCCGGTGCAAGAAGTACAAAGACGAGGTCGACGACCTCAAGGACGAGATGGAAGCGCTGGCGACGGAGAACGAACAGCTGCAGCAGGTTTTGGGCGAACTGAAGAACAAGCTGTCCGCCTTGGAGTCGAAACGGACGGCGGACGAGAACGAATCCATTCAGATCGTGGACGACCTGAACAAGAAGATCTCGGAGCTGCAGGGCATGCTGAGCAAGACTCGGGAGGAGTACGAGTTACTGAGGAAGCAGTACGAGCAAAGCTTAATGGACGCTAACGATCAGGTCTCGGTGATGAGGCAGAACGCCGATTTTCTAAAGGAGGAGACGTTCGAGAAGATCAGCAACCTGGAAGCGAAGATCGCCGATCTCCTCCGACAGATCGAAGCGTCCGAAGCGAACGGGAACAGCTTGCAGCAGAGCTTGGAGGAAGCTCTTAAGGAGAAAGCGAGGCTGGAAGATCATTGCTCCGCTTTAGTGGCCTCTTCGGAGAAGCAACTGTCCGGTATGAGCGCGTCGATGGCGGAAGTGACTGAACTGCTGAACGTCAGGATACAGGAGGTGGCGGATTTGAAACAGGAACTGCAGAGACAGTACGTGGACCACGAGGGCGTGAAAATGCAGCTGCAGGATTCGATGCAGCAGTTGAACTTGGAGCTTGCCGAGAAGAGGCAGCAAGTGGAGAGCTTGAAGAAATCCTTGCTCGACAAGGAGAACGAGGTCGTCCAACAGCAGAGCGTGGAGATGGTCAGCGCTCTGGTGAGTCAGGCCACCCAGGAGCTGGTGCAGAAGCACGCGATCGAGAtcgagaagaaagagaaagaggtcCGTCAGCTTACCGAGAGGATATCCGCATTGGAGGCGACAGCGAACAACTGTTTGCTGGAGAAGGAGAGCAGTACTGGCCAGTTCGAGGCTCAGAGGCAGGAACTGGAACGTCTGAGGAGCGAGTTAGCGGAGAAGGAATCGATCCAAGAATCTCTTCAGCAGAGTCTGACTTCGTTGAAGGAACAATTGTCCGTTAAAGAGTCACAGGTGTCCGAGAACGAGGAGACGGTTCGAGTGCTCTCCGTTCAGAACAAAGAGTACATGGAAGCTGTCGGAGACTTGCAGAAGCGTTTGAACGAGACTGAAGCGTTGTCCAGTAGCGTGCAAGATTACGTTTCGCGTGTCCAAAGTTTAGAGCACGATCTTGAGGTGACGAAAGCTTCTCTGGTCGAGACGGAGACAGCGCTCAGAAATTCCACCCAGGAAACTGCGACGTGTATGGCGAGTTTGGAGAAGGACAGAGCAGAGATGAACGAACTTCGCGCAGAAGTGCAAAAGGCTGACGCGTTGAGAAACGAGCTGCTGCAGAAAACCGAGCAGATTAATCATTTGAGTTTGGAATTAGAGGCTGCCAACGACACTTTGAACGAAGCTAGGCAGAGCTTGAACGACACGGTGTCTTCACTGGAGGCGAGCAATCGAGCACTGGCTGAGAAGCAAATGGAACTGGAGAGGCTGTCAGCTGCACCCCGTCAGAGTCCGTCTGAGATAGACGGTTTGCCCGTGTTCAGGATGGCCGACGACACTCAAAGTCTGCAGCGCACAATCGACGCTATGCAAGCCGAGCTGGATAGAAAGCAGGGCGAAATCGACAATCTGAAGCACATTTTAGACGAGAATACGTATCCCAGTATACTACAAGAGATGCAAGACAAGATGAACGTCCTGTACAACGAAAGAGCTGAACTGGAGGCTGCTCTAAGAACGGCGGAGCTGCGAATCGCGGAGAAGGACAAACAACTCGATGCTCTGACGCAACGAATGGAGGCACCGTGTCGGGAGGAATTAGTGTCCAAAGAGGAGGCGAGCATGTCCGCGAAAAGTCGGAGGTCCGCGGAGGACCAGGAGGAGATCGTGAGGCTGCAGAACGAGTTGCACACCAAAGAGCAAGAGATCAACGAGCTGAAGTACGTAATAGCCGAGAAGGACTCGCAGTTGTCCTTGCAGGCCAGCATGGAGCCGCAGTCCGACGACTTCGAGCTACGCGAGATGGTGCAGAGGCTGACCGCAGAACTGTACGCCAAGGAGCAGGAGATTCAGCATCTTAAAACGATCATCATCGGACTGGAGCAGGAAGTGTCTCAGCTGCGGGAGCTCGAGAGGCTGTCGGAGGAGACCAGGAACGCCATAGAGAAGCTGAGCGTGGAGAAGGAGCAGGTGCGAGTGCAGGCGCAAGAATTCCTAGAGCAGAAGCTGAGAGAGAAGGAGATGGAGATCAACGAGGTAAAGGAAAGGCTGTCCATCGAGAACAGAAACATTCTGAGCGAGTTGCAGTTGAGAGACAGAGACATCGAGAACCTGAGGAAGCAGCTGGAGGACTCGTCCACGGTGGGACAGAGATTAACGGACGATCTACACCAGAAAGAGGAGCTGATCGTACAGGTGAACGCGGACCTGGCGGAGAAGGAGCGCAGATTGGCCGAGCTGAGCATCACCAAAGACGCGGAGCTTCATAACTTGAAGGTGCAGATCCACGAGAAAGAAGTGCGCATCGAGGAGCTCTCGGCCCTCTTCGACGAAGAACAGAAGCAGCTGAGGGACCTGAAGAACACGCTGGAGGCCAGGGAGACTGAAATAAATTCGCTGAAGACACTCCTGGAAGATAAAGTGAAGGAGTACGAGATGATCCAGAACGTGCTGAAGAAAGACGTTTCCATCATGGACACTTCCGCGGTGCGGAACCCAGAGGCTTCGAGCGAACAGAACAGTACGTCGACCTCGCAGGAACTGGATCTTGCTCTGTACATGCTCCACCAACGAGACGTTAGATGCGAGGAGCTGACGCACGAGTTGATGCAGCTGCTGGAAGAAAGGGACACCCTGCAGCTGCGCCTGTCGAACGCTATCAGGGTGAACGAGGAGCTGAGGAAAGGAAGCAATCCCGATTTGAGTCTCACGCAAGAACCTTCTATCTCTGGAACAACTGAACCGCATGTGGAACATCCCTCGCCTTCGAAGTCCGAAGGACCAGTCGAGATTGCCAAAGAAGCCATCGATGCTCCGATTGGAGAAGACAAGGAGACTCTTGCTCTGAAGTACGTATTCTTCGTGTTCCGGTTAACTTGTCATCAGAATCTCGAGTCCAGATTATTTTCGAGGTTGTTCCTTTCACTCATTCCTCTATAAACAACTGTTTTCTATAAATGAAATTCCAGTCATTGTGAAACATTGAATTCTGTTTGTAAAATGGTACTCTGTAGCTTTCCACGTTGCACTGTTTAAAGACTACTTAATATCCGAATTTGCTTAGTATGTAGGAGACCACGAAACAAGCTTTACCAGTTGATCCATCCTCTACTCCGTAAACCCACATGTTTTACAAACACTCGAAGCTCCGGCAGAATTTCCCCAAGATGTAAATGTTTCAGTTAGAACAAAATTTTGGAGTTCCGTCCTGAATTTTACAGGCACAGAGGTttggtatatatgtatatatgttttaatatgTGCGAATCAATTTTTCCTTTAGATTTGTTTGCTTGTATCATATGAATAGattcaatttaacacgttcacgttgGCAAGAACATTtgattctttttctgtttccattGTCTTCCATTTTGATCCACTGATAAACCGGTATTACTTATGAAAAGTGAAGTGTTTAAAGTTAAAACTCGGTGCAACAGAAAAATCAGCAAATTGTCGTTAaaggaacgtgttaatgtttgaCCAGTAGCGCACACGCCCCTAGTTTTACTGTAAAAGCTAGTTTGCTCTCTAGGCTGTCACAGTTGCACACGGTGAGCCATGCGAAAGACGTGCGATTGAGGGATGAACGAGAATTGAGGCACACGCAGCAAATGTCTTTGCTAGCGCACAAAGACGTCCTAAGTACTTTGCCCCCAGAAGCAGCTGCCAGGCTCGTCAATGCGAATTATACACTATGTATGTATCATCAAACGTTAAACACGATGTTCTATCAATATCTTTATTTTCCGTACATTTTTCTGTGAATACTCTTTGATTTTTGCTTTTTACCTaggtgatatctctagtgccTATCCCTCTTTTAGTTAAGAcgtatttccatttttttggaacatgcaaattattaatatttagctTAACTTTAAGGAAGAAGAGAAATGATTCTAACGTAAAATAAATCTGCTTACAGCTAGGGATGTTCAGAGTCAATCGAGTGTTTTACTGAACTGGCTGTGGGGAAAAAGGTGAGTCTAATTTGAATGTTATTCAACTTGAAAGACTTTTGTTTCACGTGTCCTATGGTTTTCTTATAGCACGCCAAAGGTGGTACACATGTGATGGGCTTCTGACATCGGTGAAGTGGACATCCTCCTTGCCTTCTGGATACATTCCTGCCAAGTGCCAACTGCCAAGACAATTCCTGTAATTAGACTAGGCCGGACATGATAAATGCATTTGCTGTGTAGCAACGTCTTGGTCGAGTTTATCGTTGCGGGTGGCCATACTTGCGTCGAGTTACGCTCGCCCCGCCGAAGGGGATTGAAAAAGTATTTGTATTTTCGCCGTGACATTTCCGAGCGATGGTAACGGAGTCCTGCTTTCCTAGGCATCTAAACCGGAAGTCTCTCCTCTTCGGGTCAGAAGAGAGTGCCGAGGAGACGACTTCATTTGTATCATAATCGTTGTATAGCCATCGTTTTTAGGTGCACTGAACGAAGAATTGCCTTGGAGAAAACTGTATATTTCAGTTATTTTATTAGCTACGAGTACTGTTAATATTGTAAGATGTTTCCCGGGTATCGGACCGATACCCAGGAGGTGTGTTTGCTCCGATGATTACTCTTTCACGTTCTCGTAATCGTTGCGTTGCAATCTGTTCGCGTAAAATTGTGTTTCTGCGACTTGGCCGTCTTCCGATGGTTTTCCATTGGAAAGGGAAACGAGAGCTGTTCGAGAGGAACTCTGTCTCGTCGCAACAACTGATACAGTATGTTCACTGTAGCAACTTTGTCCATCGATGGTGGTGCCGTAATTGTCCGTTATTCTTTGACCATATTGATTCGAACTTTCTATTTCCACGAAATTTTGTACAGAGAAAAGTAAGCGTcggcgaataaataaattataagacgAAATATTTCTTCATCGGACGTGTTCTTTTATTGTCAAACTGATTCTCTCTCCTTTCCGATTTTCGGAACAGTCCGAAGAGGTTGATTCAGTACACACAACGTCCTATACTTTATTGATCGAACCTTGCGCGAGTACAACAAACTTAGCTAAGCAAGCGGTACTTCCTGGTCATCATTCTTCATCCTATTTCAGTTATCCTGGCAATAGTATAACTTCGTAGTATACCACGAGGATAGCCTGTTATCATAAATGAAACGAGATAACACGAGGTTGAAGtcgtagaaaaataaatccAGTTTATCGATTACTCTATTTTCCTTAGCTCATCGTGAATTGTAACGTCCCATAGAACCTTTCGGCTATCAAAAGAGGCATGATCAGGACCTCCGAGTCCACGTTCGGTTACTATAATAAATCTTTACAACGATTACCACGGATTCCGACCTCGCGCATCCCGCTGCATAATGTCAGTTTATTTCATTGCGTTTAACTATGTAAGCTGGTTTGGTCTCCAGCAGCCTCTGCGGCGTAAACGACTGTACGTGTCCACTTGTACTCGCGGTCATCTCGTAATCGCAATCAACATTCTCAATCCTCGATGATCCAAGCCTCCTATACCTCGCAATTAGCAATGTCAGCACACCGAGGATGAACAGACTAACGATTATGGACATCAAGGTGACCGCTGACGACGGATACAATTTAAATCCATCCGTGTTCCTGTAGCTCAGTGCCAAGGGATTGGGTTCGTCCCAGCTGGTCCACGTGTTGTTCCACAGTGCCGGATCTGCTCTGGGGTCACCGTCCAAGTTGCTGGGAGGCACAACGGTGAGTCTGTTCTTCATCACGATTTTCTCTAGTATCGCCAGAATTAACGGTCGCTTTTCAGCGAGGTTCACCATTTCGCAGGGATCTCTGGCTATGTTGAAGAGACAGGGCGCTCTTAGAGGATCGCAAGGGATCTACGGAGCAACAACGCGAAATTCAAACTTCGTTCGCTTCCATTGTAACTTCGTGTCACTCACCTTCTCTTCGTCTTTGACGTTGCACTCGAGTCGAGCACTCCGTCGTAACTGCAGTATCTCATCGGCGGTGAGTATCTTCTCCTGGAAGTTCGTCCTCAAGATCGCATCGTCCAGATTCCGTTTTCTCCTTTCTCTCAGTTCCATCGCTTGTCTGGCCGTTATGATTCCGGAAATCGCGACGCCTGCTTTGCTGTGCAACACCTTGTCAGGGTCGTAGACGGGAGGGACACCTTCGGCCGGGCTCCCAGACGCGCCGACCCAGTTGCTGCCGGTTTCCGTTTGACCGATCACATATTTGAAGTCGCCCCGTCTGATTGCTGTGTAATTATCGACGTCGTTGATGTTGAGCACTATCTCCGCCCTGGAGCTGGGTTTGTTCGACACCAGTGCTGGCCAAAGATTGAAGCTATCGAGGTGATTAAAGTGTTTCTCGTGCACACCTAGCGAAGATCGAGGGAGGAGAAATAAGAGGAAATTAGTTGAAGATATCACCTCAATATTAAGTAATACTCGGTTGGCTAGAAAGTTTCTCCTGCTTTTTAATCCGGCATTAAGTGGCTTCAGTGCATTTAAGTAGTACAGTGTATAATTTACTTAGTGGATATTTAATGAGGAAGGTTTAAATTCAACAGCTAAACAAACCAGTTGTAATCGATACTAGTAGCTTACTAGTAgctttaaaaagaaatttatttgaaaagcaAGAAGACTTGGTCCATATTCCCACAATTCGTTGACTCACCTGCAGCGGCCAGCAACGTAGGAAACCAATCCGCCACGAAcatcatttgattcgatactcTCTTCGACTGTTGGATCAGTGGGCTCCAAATAGCTGCGACTCCGCGTGTTCCTCCTTCCCAGGGGCTGTCTTTCATCTGCAAAATAATCGAACATTTAGCTCCAAACCCTGTACACGAAGTTTCTCACACGAATATctataaagaaacaatttacGCCTCGGAGCGGATAATTGCTGCCTTGATTACTCAGGAAACCTTCGGTTGGCGCGCCGTTGTCGCTCATGAATAACACTATACTGTTTTCCAGCATTCCACGGGTCCTCAGAGCGTCCATCACGTCGCCGACGCTTTGGTCCAATTTCGATACGACAGCTGTGAACAGGTGAACAATACGAATTTTAAAAGATTCCGCAAAGATCACCGACGGTACAAGACTTGCAGCTGATTAAAAATCTTATAATTTCGAGGAAGAAGCGGTTTACCAGCTTGAATTCTTCTTTCAGGGTCCACGATGTACGCGAACTTCGCGATTTCCTCGTCAGGAGCTCGCAGCAGTTGATTCTGGTTGCCTTTGTGAGGCGCCAGGTGAGCCAGATAGAGGAACATCGGCTGATTCGCGTCGTGTTCTCTGATCAATCTCACTGCTTCGTTGGTGAAGAGGTCGGTGGAGTACTGGCCACTGGTGTCCCAAGCGACAGAAAGGTTCCGTCGCATGTCGAAGCCACGGAAGTTCGAAAACTCTCCCATCTGCGAAACATTCGGACGCTTAATTGCAATAATCTATTCGGAGGCTGTTCGGCGAAACTcgcgaaacgaaatgaaaacggCAATCTGAACGGTCTCGACGGCGTTTCAAGATGGCGGAACAGTAACGGTTCGTTTCGTTTACATTCGGAGTTTCTCCGGGCGAAGCGTGTTAAAAGCGTCGCTGGTAAAATGATCTGATCGAGTAATTACTGGTTCTTGGGTGATATGCGTGTAATAATCTTGCAGACCGTTCCAGTAGCCGAAATGGGAATCGAAACCGCGGTACGTGGGAGTGTACGCTTTCCTGTGGAAGCCTAGGTGCCACTTGCCGACCGCGTGGGTCTTGTAGCCTGCTCCTTTCAAGTACTGTAACATCAAATTTGAATATCAGTCTCATCACTTCTGTGTCAACGTTGATACTACGCTGGTCGACGTTAGTTTCAACGCAGTGGAGAGTAGCAACGTGATGCGTGAATATAAATGGtaaatgaaattgattattCGAACTTTAAACGACTGTGATAcaataatagttttatttaacatGAACATCAAGTTTTATActagaaatataaatagatataacGATCAACGTAGAATAGAAATTCTGTTCTAGAAATAAGTCTACAGTCAGATTCGGAATGGCATTAATATACTGCGATATATCCCAAGCGTAAACGTTTGTTTGACGATCTACCTGAGGCAACAGTTTCTCGGTTAACGGCAGCCCTCGCGGCTCAGCGGGGAGGATAACAGAATGTTGCATGCCTAGGTGAATCGGGTTCTTTCCAGTCATTAGAGCAGTTCTGCTTGGTGTGCATAATGCTGGGACGTAATGGTTATTCAAGATGATCCCGTTGTACGCGAGAGCATCGATGTTCGGCGTCGGTATTTGATCGGACCCGTGAAAGCTCACATCGTTCCAACCCTAGAGTTATAAGTTAATGTTCGAATGTTATCGATGATTAATCGAAGATCAGGTATTCTTAACGAAGCTTAGAATAATTATGTTAATCGTGCCCACCATGTCGTCGGCGAGAATGATGATGATATGAGGCTTCTGTTTCTTCGTCTGATGACGACGACACTCGTCATCGAAGTCAAATTCTTCGTCTGTCACTTTCACTGCCAACGGAATGCTCGTCTCCGCCGTCAGCCTCGAC
It contains:
- the LOC116434284 gene encoding uncharacterized protein LOC116434284 isoform X3, which gives rise to MWDSSGEPPGEEEGKSSDSVMQTKEKLEEEKCQAESLEDIVLKPKSSSKKQEEVQEYARRLSKLKSRAKLLRKNKEGKFPSKDKSHTSDATVADTSEQTIDDISQAKTAKAKSTLLQKKLAEDRKVFEQRNKERTETKRAVEEKVEAIRQQLEEKDVSNTDLALINVQKDQPPITSIKPVVITSEVMSPIQIESIREKESKISELSNKILELEATIIDLQENLKEKDSVIESKTKAVTLMSADLSLKGKTTLDTLEDTKDEMRTMQEHFVLLETSLKSKNENLLSQLQERDNKITELEESVKRFEEEVDKQKLAESASADFSRSTMDTLVETKEAMKSMQENFVLIESSLKTKNDSLLQQLQDYELKLAEANERVFKLESGIGIQRDPSVDDLQFKLEKLEHSNKKLQDEKYDLQKSIVELQDKIVNLSGHGNSTLVEKDNRIVELENLVEELKQSNKLLEEESKEELQKLVADLTLKNEEFVNKITDLRNLVHKLEKENSDIAAKLPDENAVSEDEKVAKLTKELEDLNKTMIKIKAQHKTKVKNLQKQLEGFKMVSDTNAELVRLANQVALLEEEKGNLQLNLVDFDELKASAGDWQEQIVYLESKVSDQSKEIQMQIEAIAALENQKLDLMQELHMAKQEISSLEAENAESENLRVTAEMKVVEFEEQLEAMQKLENDNKSSQEESHAKLIRQIEDLTQENTELHSRIGKMEEKGAYDSGSTESFEAIQELDRSDLLKKVEDLLQKNNELTNKLSKLHEKGNSHAGSTESFETIHDTDKNELLKKIDQLTQENSDLTMKLSRLEEKGSSDTGSTESFERIPEHNESVTKIDLLTQENSELVIKLTKLEEQLEHLESSRKESKSDIDVKSKVDSLLEENNNQFVELSNLRAQLLEVTIENTNLQKQVENLTAEMSVTQSEDSSDRLKRDIDFTTQIDELLEEKVHLEKEIKELRNELEKSREVTVQDHETNNLKSRIENLLKENEQILLRMSELETFNEKLKGDLTTVNSEKDELYIEINQMLPEEPVNDKSGFLEKLGKLLKEKQQLNEQVEILLEKSAKESENRAADEFENKLENQERELEEKDKQVSDYQAFELKIESLESELKEMQEKVNRLLIEKASIEEEFNRLEKESSVLIEEKKMKDEENNLLKQQLQDTVSSYELQIQEKLAAISEKEREIVNLKEVIEEKDQELHAKYTELQNKMIAIDSLQDELNNFKTLVQEKAALLSSSSEEILDLNNAVRNKDEELFALRKDVIELNNKMEEYKPLKDYNELLEQLKNKDMILDEAQYRINAIAKENDNLLQEVKKWTQQNDDIEQRLNEKQQECSQLLVTKERLDAEIADLKNAKEQDEKRIWEIQNIIDLNANFVDDLQAELRGAYKQIEQLKLKHTEDMQLQNQRIENLIKDLQSKTQECEMLNSELLEKQRLVGQNVTEEIKVALEVKVAELEQKLKDSEDKIQMQLEKMKKIAANLKKKSAVCQELETRVTELEEKWTTEKDEKEAKNKQIQDVEISMREKDNQIADLEKKLIQARSDSAEAFANVDKLTSDLSNSKEKMSLLAQQFTEMEEEIVKLRADLDSSASELAAERNMKQDVTLEYEGYREQIAKENEHKQVELDEVKEKARELSVRMQVMEAEYVEQLALIKNLIAENALLSSKQTQISEKLENVEKESEQRRVLLEQMQREAVSSVTATTQTVDEEAVEEDAKISDSQHCNHCEQCQTVVQALEAKLQEREAEIENLDNELANSIGNFVQMRESLRYNDMMNQTAMRNRSLEDPYNDLLFQYNALVSSNEEVKVKLEEASKQNKDLAEAIEGLQSAKTSLEEKIMAAEQALQETRLNTEKLENVDSLNSDLLKKCEDSEAKLLNVHQEMQAVRERADLLEEQLSSQTALLMSEGEQRIQAEKQLEDMKSNVEQEIESLKADKAACERTIEDLKIELETYQNQSERFEKSTIKKESPTFDFPTNEADNAPQLFDASKIFGAASSFGPSPLDDSEVLKLQALLNEKEAQCSNLTQEINDLQKQMIEERETSRKELHVAQTNHERAEEFLTESKREVESLNDEMQNYMLQIRQAMGSIEKLSSERDQQTALLESYKLRMADLEGQLGNSTDSELIQDLEARVSNITKERDLLQLQMSDLSRSLEELKDANEIGKRLQAEIERTARERDEAKELAANLTRALEDARETAARTTAVADSFAKESAFAEESLATRADSDTSKTTTDNLKETTPSDTWDTGSTEKLNVDEETWGWNPEDAELAGEQQVTALIPSTEIQLQAKMEDLEDRIKDLEKERDKLTEENKHVQLRSGKMIKKLKEYKVQVENLQQQLKIQKSTSDFYELDSAIEEELKSQISRLEKALNENREEQKSMAAEKEALTKRLDVVLSANERYMEMKERQDMDMEVLRIRNKELSDKVETLDRRLQEGAAVVEESDASRNEGSVAPLEEAKPVDRPKRSVDGEDLEARCKKYKDEVDDLKDEMEALATENEQLQQVLGELKNKLSALESKRTADENESIQIVDDLNKKISELQGMLSKTREEYELLRKQYEQSLMDANDQVSVMRQNADFLKEETFEKISNLEAKIADLLRQIEASEANGNSLQQSLEEALKEKARLEDHCSALVASSEKQLSGMSASMAEVTELLNVRIQEVADLKQELQRQYVDHEGVKMQLQDSMQQLNLELAEKRQQVESLKKSLLDKENEVVQQQSVEMVSALVSQATQELVQKHAIEIEKKEKEVRQLTERISALEATANNCLLEKESSTGQFEAQRQELERLRSELAEKESIQESLQQSLTSLKEQLSVKESQVSENEETVRVLSVQNKEYMEAVGDLQKRLNETEALSSSVQDYVSRVQSLEHDLEVTKASLVETETALRNSTQETATCMASLEKDRAEMNELRAEVQKADALRNELLQKTEQINHLSLELEAANDTLNEARQSLNDTVSSLEASNRALAEKQMELERLSAAPRQSPSEIDGLPVFRMADDTQSLQRTIDAMQAELDRKQGEIDNLKHILDENTYPSILQEMQDKMNVLYNERAELEAALRTAELRIAEKDKQLDALTQRMEAPCREELVSKEEASMSAKSRRSAEDQEEIVRLQNELHTKEQEINELKYVIAEKDSQLSLQASMEPQSDDFELREMVQRLTAELYAKEQEIQHLKTIIIGLEQEVSQLRELERLSEETRNAIEKLSVEKEQVRVQAQEFLEQKLREKEMEINEVKERLSIENRNILSELQLRDRDIENLRKQLEDSSTVGQRLTDDLHQKEELIVQVNADLAEKERRLAELSITKDAELHNLKVQIHEKEVRIEELSALFDEEQKQLRDLKNTLEARETEINSLKTLLEDKVKEYEMIQNVLKKDVSIMDTSAVRNPEASSEQNSTSTSQELDLALYMLHQRDVRCEELTHELMQLLEERDTLQLRLSNAIRVNEELRKGSNPDLSLTQEPSISGTTEPHVEHPSPSKSEGPVEIAKEAIDAPIGEDKETLALKLSQLHTVSHAKDVRLRDERELRHTQQMSLLAHKDVLSTLPPEAAARLVNANYTLSRDVQSQSSVLLNWLWGKSTPKVVHM